In one window of Plasmodium cynomolgi strain B DNA, chromosome 13, whole genome shotgun sequence DNA:
- a CDS encoding hypothetical protein (putative) yields the protein MFIIKSNLLSDNTLDTNAKKEHIKINRFLIILIVILNVLSLIFTLLLAVKFYLCSYNVTAFLLLLTQTCLWSYLAILNVYDQKFIFSLSSFLGFHLYTQCYQNYDKLFLSDEIQEYHFMSVALSHLPFLYICYDIVIFQYDSVFIKSTLDYTYNDSSLIVLNFLRGIFCSLSIAIIFIISMILNIQNTFRTYPLLKLSNNKTKKYLLSVFLFYLIDSQIRIVTFLFIIETYEVNPFKIFVFIFSQIMTICVCIAFDTHIFKNIIIGISSILVSPLSIILHSTNRNYSNERVVRLSKLLINFRFFEFFLILFYGSLYYDDEEIGNTFILYIQLINLILLFFLIIIYKKVLSYKRKFDENVDELNVDLYNNINDN from the exons atgtttattataaaaagtaaCCTACTTAGTGATAACACGTTGGACACgaacgcaaaaaaagagcacatcaaaataaacagatttttaattatattgatTGTCATACTTAATGTGTTAAGCCTTATCTTTACGCTCCTGCTAGCTGTTAAATTTTACCTCTG TTCCTATAATGTAACGGCGTTCCTGCTGCTCCTAACACAAACGTGCCTGTGGTCATACTTGGCCATCCTGAACGTTTACGACcaaaagtttattttttccttgtcctCATTTTTGGGATTTCATTTATATACACAA TGCTACCAAAACTATGACAAATTATTCCTGTCGGACGAAATTCAAGAATATCACTTTATGTCGGTTGCCCTTTCGCACCTGCCTTTTCTTTACATTTGCTACGACATTGTCATATTTCAGTATGACagtgtttttataaaaa GCACGCTAGACTACACCTATAATGACAGCTCCCTAATAGTCCTGAATTTTTTAAGGGGAATATTTTGCTCCCTGTCGATAgcaatcatttttataatctcCATGATCTTAAACATACAGAACACGTTCAGGACGTATCCCCTGCTTAAGCTGTCCAAcaacaaaacgaagaagtaCCTGC TATCCGTGTTCCTGTTTTACCTGATCGACTCGCAAATAAGGATAGTCACATTTCTCTTCATCATCGAAACGTACGAAGTTAACCCGTTCAAAATATTCGTTTTTATATTCTCTCAG ATTATGACCATATGCGTGTGCATTGCCTTCGATacgcacatttttaaaaacataattattGGCATCTCATCAATTTTGGTGTCTCCCCTGTCTATTATATTGCACTCAACGAACAG AAATTATAGTAACGAGAGGGTGGTGCGACTCAGCAAGTTACTAATcaattttcgctttttcgagttttttttaatactttTTTATGGGTCATTATATTATGACGATGAGGAGATAGGAAACACCTTTATACTGTATATACA GCTGATTAACCTCATATTGCTATTCtttctcataataatatataaaaaagtgcTGTCTTACAAGAGGAAGTTTGACGAAAACGTGGACGAGCTCAATGTAGATTTATACAACAATATAAATGACAACTAG
- a CDS encoding hypothetical protein (putative) — protein sequence MFNYESILINEDAVSGMTIEDVKRLKPYWNVQIANFKESPNEPVFTLLQMAILLNKKTIVGYLLARRGLDINALSRNNQTALMIACEKKVPLDWIEAILKKGGDLGINIKDDFDETALDKCGYNSKAYQLLLKYGAIENVNQLREKHEMCVYQR from the exons atgtttaaCTATGAAAGTATACTCATTAACGAAGATGCTGTATCAG GAATGACCATAGAAGATGTAAAAAGGCTGAAGCCGTACTGGAATGTGCAAATAGCTAATTTTAAGGAAAG CCCGAACGAACCCGTTTTTACCTTATTGCAAATGGCGATCCTTCTGAACAAGAAGACCATCGTTGGGTACTTGCTAGCTAGGCGCGGGTTGGATATTAACGCCCTCAGTAGGAACAACCAGACCGCTCTGATGATTGCTTGCGAGAAGAAG GTGCCACTGGACTGGATTGAGGcgatattaaaaaagggaggagatctaggaataaatataaaagacGATTTTGACGAAACTGCCCTGGACAAATGTGGCTATAACTCGAAAG cTTATCAATTGCTTCTGAAGTATGGAGCCATCGAAAATGTAAATCAATTAAGAGAAAAACATGAAATGTGTGTTTAccaaagataa
- a CDS encoding hypothetical protein (putative): MEIKLNVVFNEVLLMRTDEHGIENHDKVFVDKQQNVLCVQCMNKIFFNKSPLYKKYALFKSVNEIYSIKNCQDFRYHFSFFLLDHTLFLSNTFSYLEGTSERSVDHNGSDGENGDTCDDWQLRRNFYMVGKGNGSGDQGKNSNAEGGGNKNCYAHAANNELITLATNACKEFLSTCSEDLCNIFKDAIYTCVLVRLKKFSTNEKKYFYIFKLLKKLMDGVAIIHTTLKNESAVIEEFIKLFVQNYSIPDDLKNEKKGEDCSPLGSPSICSNRGSSSDSGAANGDSTRGDCCNGDCCSGDCCSGDRRDGDGKRGHNEVLLLTLQIIYKLWGDNSLWQINKELLKNFFSNLIKHFKCTNKNTHLCNYYIEFIYIITKNYNDLSYFFNTIIFGTPNKLVRKGRKNRELPLVPHARCSTSCSNAPGRCGSRNRSQNSSQYRTQYRSTSNTRSDSGISWGSQSNTLRDHPCSNHPYGKNDSHFEPFQTDTPEQFYKRGQNHPNENGLEESQNETKQSHQEGGNIFQRKGSEKKYNEKYVKEAQVEFENVNPSRVQGGKTRLKTFCGDRRNNTSADECVQVDQHFVPGSPYNSDSFYHATPSEEENFNTLFVQEKEENKSSFKSSQGINTLVRCTEYGQEFTDMNHYGGGTNCKQSAAYYCDSFGRERSGDEDQVSDETEARKGEKQLSKLRYYRGMNSGTHSGSSVPVLNYCDSGSMAGEGLAWVESGEGLKMLEQLEQFEERAPFDEFPQSEELPLLEELPLLEGLPLLEELPPFESGERLQSMEQFVGGGLGAEGGAEGCPRIYRRGKEKHEEINHSGRRSSPSIFSKTSNTDSDLDNEKDILCAEERYEANSGKCSNNTPLKIPKRRENIQNFITLCNNLQETLLNNFCKDTQMKCLEIFYKFCSIDKAIVNIILSNTSLIEWIFDFLSNTKYECLREKTLKFLVTFFIHNSLFAHTHAHYMIDVLIDIILKYVNKRYSAYNQISDDYSNFFNFLKALNMLIDGSHSSLKIFHVFKVVNIVPFLVVVSSPDIVPTSVKEIVALFEDFIFEKEEGIHKESLKVKQCEEDKRGNNEMVSLTKKEVLSTFCMKEQPYVLDMLTKQKRSTGVGFVDEMETRHSLLGYTQIRNRNKKNPILGNKLKGENPSDAAPPEDRRNKKEESNNKMNKVYITNISALFRVLKTALKIMKMVNTNKADVYVELIFNEQNNYLYNVSVAFMKLLFSLIYILNKNEKFLNNLKIIDEQGDTDNGNDLQVLTFVKLTLYLFIDLHTFFKKTLKESNHPFDKDIIYFIKFLYLSFIFIFENICMKKKLFRNISTNLFFSSFFTPFFHLLSGVLNHVEEISTSHIKESRSATNCEEVGLSQHNDECVANDAEESDALNFEMYKWKMRKVLMRSKPFTLFFQYASGKNYDPECHRILEMLLHEEDGTPKERENMKDILIEIVSKHDFYFTKVLLFNFNDNGGIIETVIYILYLCVTYDRKFIEKKLAATREDNYVEKIFSFSDYEVNINPLFLFMSLSYSYYFITKEKIASVFKCIRKEMHKINLSAWLDIKKIKNIYLVFDCIFSLKINNTSYSNYFSFIIHIIKLELSLYTSKQSGQMNLRDQRNQRNRQDQRLYLSISKNGDLVQKIFENVEMNTIENNLAIYVYYLIIKLRKYSADHYKTMSLYKMMNVVIRHMHTVVNTEDEIDDIFCFFFIFFENLEAYAQTDIFNIITLLQKLTHYVKASLANYFGKANGKANGRAKKAANAKEGANAKEEANAKERNDEILHADLKFENFFFYFIINLILFCRKYKQIQNINVLSSSIALIQLLLYCIQFSNNYFASLSFFILSLLILPLPETPQKSSFLLMTVSTSFDKCADEIIPADDKLAAHTDCSAGREKYVIRRSLFSPLVNSADVMLRVSSLSLLLCLLLTNDVLLVEDEALGLFITLINISYLSVKLIFAPLADINALRAKSSGHLSIYTRSSIHCGAAENSHNCYDEWNETINDLLFAIFNVLLVSSTLNLQTKSFCFNFIYSFRPFFLRLILRLNRDQKIIIHKLFFLLITVKIKPLWFDLRVYGERILKIILNVVTKKDLDLATFNCISSLAYEAFLSKGYKTRGTCQSGGNKNVIDNLEEYLETYKKNVKDNDRDDIFHTSSFSKFKCNFKKWNSKREQKGAN; the protein is encoded by the exons ATGGAAATAAAACTGAACGTAGTATTCAACGAAGTTTTATTGATGAGGACGGACGAACATGGCATAGAAAATCACGACAAAGTGTTTGTCGACAAGCAGCAAAATGTCCTATGCGTGCAATGcatgaacaaaatatttttcaacaaatcccccttatataaaaaatatgcgctGTTTAAAAGTGTGAATGAAATATACTCCATAAAGAATTGCCAGGACTTTCGGTaccacttttcttttttcctgttaGACCACACTTTGTTTCTGTCAAATACGTTTAGCTATTTGGAGGGTACGTCGGAAAGGAGCGTTGATCACAATGGTAGCGATGGTGAAAACGGTGACACCTGTGATGATTGGCAGCTGCGTAGAAACTTCTACATGGTGGGAAAAGGCAACGGAAGCGGGGACCAAGGTAAGAACTCCAACGCAGAAGGtggtggaaataaaaattgttatgcCCATGCGGCCAACAATGAACTAATCACTTTGGCCACCAATGCATGCAAAGAATTTCTAAGCACCTGCTCTGAAGATCtctgtaacatttttaaggATGCAATTTATACCTGTGTACTTGtcaggttaaaaaaattctctacCAATGAgaaaaagtatttttatatttttaaattgttaaaaaaattaatggatGGTGTGGCAATTATACACACTACATTGAAGAACGAATCGGCAGTCATTGAAGAATTTATAAAGTTGTTCGTGCAGAATTATTCTATACCTGATGATTtgaaaaacgagaaaaagggggaggattGCTCTCCCTTGGGCTCCCCAAGCATTTGCTCAAATAGGGGGAGCAGCAGCGATAGTGGCGCCGCGAATGGAGATAGCACACGTGGGGACTGCTGCAATGGTGACTGCTGCAGTGGTGACTGTTGCAGTGGCGATCGGCGCGACGGCGACGGCAAGCGCGGGCACAACGAGGTGCTCCTGCTCACGCTGCAAATCATTTATAAACTGTGGGGCGACAATTCGCTATGGCAAATTAACAAAGAATTGCTAAAAAACTTTTTCTCGAATCTTatcaaacattttaaatgcacCAACAAAAACACACACTTGTGTAACTACTACATAGAgttcatttatataattacgaaaaattataatgacttaagttatttttttaataccatAATTTTTGGCACCCCAAATAAGTTGGTACGAAAAGGCAGGAAAAATCGCGAACTCCCCCTTGTCCCCCACGCACGCTGCAGCACCTCCTGTTCGAACGCCCCCGGTAGGTGCGGTAGCCGAAATCGCAGCCAAAATAGCAGCCAATATCGCACCCAATATCGCAGCACTAGCAACACGCGCAGCGACAGCGGCATCAGCTGGGGCAGCCAAAGCAATACCCTCCGGGACCACCCCTGTTCAAACCATCCGTACGGGAAAAATGACAGCCATTTTGAGCCTTTCCAAACTGACACACCTGAGCAGTTTTATAAACGTGGCCAGAATCATCCGAATGAAAATGGTCTTGAGGAGAGTCAAAACGAAACTAAACAAAGTCATCAAGAGGGCGGGAATATTTTCCAACGCAAAggcagtgaaaaaaaatataatgaaaaatacgtTAAGGAAGCCCAAGTCGAATTCGAAAATGTGAATCCCTCTCGTGTGCAAGGAGGGAAAACCCGGTTGAAGACTTTTTGCGGAGATAGAAGGAACAACACAAGTGCAGATGAGTGCGTCCAGGTGGATCAGCACTTCGTACCGGGGAGTCCCTACAACAGTGACTCATTTTATCATGCCACACCAtccgaagaagaaaatttcaatACATTATTTGtgcaagaaaaggaagaaaacaagtCGAGTTTCAAATCGTCGCAGGGGATTAACACATTAGTGAGATGCACAGAGTATGGACAAGAATTCACCGATATGAATCATTATGGGGGGGGCACCAATTGCAAACAAAGTGCTGCGTATTATTGCGACTCTTTTGGAAGAGAACGCAGTGGGGATGAAGACCAAGTATCGGATGAAACAGAGGCgaggaaaggggaaaagcagCTCTCCAAGCTGCGTTACTACCGTGGTATGAATTCCGGCACACACAGCGGTAGCAGCGTCCCGGTGCTGAATTACTGTGACAGTGGCAGCATGGCCGGAGAGGGTTTAGCATGGGTTGAATCGGGCGAAGGGTTGAAAATGCTGGAGCAGCTGGAACAGTTTGAAGAGCGTGCACCCTTTGATGAGTTTCCACAGTCGGAAGAGCTTCCCCTATTGGAAGAGCTTCCCCTATTGGAAgggcttccccttttggaagagcttcccccatttgaatCGGGCGAAAGGCTGCAATCAATGGAACAGTTTGTCGGGGGGGGCCTGGGTGCAGAGGGTGGCGCAGAAGGGTGTCCCCGCATATAtcgaagaggaaaagaaaaacacgaAGAAATAAATCATTCTGGGCGGAGAAGCAGCCCGAGCATATTCTCTAAAACGTCCAACACCGATTCGGACTTGGACAACGAGAAAGACATCCTGTGCGCGGAAGAGCGATACGAAGCAAATTCTGGGAAGTGCAGTAACAACACCCCCTTGAAGATACCgaagaggagggaaaacatccaaaattttatcacCCTGTGTAATAACTTACAAGAAACACTACtaaacaatttttgcaaagataCTCAAATGAAGTGCttagaaatattttacaaattctGCAGCATCGACAAAGCGATTGTGAATATCATTTTGTCAAACACGTCACTGATAGAATGGATATTCGATTTTCTGTCAAACACAAAATATGAATGCTTAAGAGAAAAGACGTTGAAATTTCtggttaccttttttattcacaatTCTCTTTTTGCTCATACTCATGCCCATTATATGATTGATGTCCTAATCGACATCATTTTGAAATACGTAAATAAAAGGTACAGTGCGTATAACCAGATTAGTGATGACTATTCGAACttctttaactttttaaaggCCCTTAATATGCTCATCGATGGGTCCCACTCTTCCCTAAAGATATTTCACGTCTTCAAAGTTGTAAATATAGTTCCTTTCCTAGTGGTAGTATCATCCCCTGATATTGTTCCTACAAGTGTCAAAGAAATAGTTGccctttttgaagattttattttcgaaaaggaggagggaaTCCACAAGGAGAGCTTAAAAGTGAAACAATGTGAGGAGGATAAAAGGGGTAACAATGAAATGGTTTCtctgacaaaaaaggaagtgctGTCCACGTTTTGTATGAAAGAACAACCCTATGTGCTGGACATGTTGACTAAACAGAAACGCAGCACTGGGGTTGGCTTCGTAGATGAAATGGAAACCCGACACTCCCTCCTTGGCTATACCCAAATTAGGAACAGAAATAAGAAGAACCCCATTTTGGGAAACAAGCTAAAGGGAGAAAACCCAAGTGATGCTGCTCCCCCTGAGGAtagaaggaacaaaaaggaagagtcaaacaataaaatgaacaaagtTTACATAACCAACATTTCAGCCCTATTTAGAGTCCTGAAAACagctttaaaaataatgaagatgGTAAACACCAACAAGGCAGATGTATACGTAGaactcatttttaatgagCAAAATAATTACCTATACAATGTTTCTGTAGCCTTCATGAAACTGTTGTTCTCGTTAATATATATcctaaacaaaaatgaaaaatttttaaacaacctaaaaataattgatgAGCAGGGAGACACAGACAATGGGAATGACTTACAAGTGTTAACTTTCGTAAAATTAACACTGTACTTATTTATCGAtttgcacactttttttaaaaagactCTCAAGGAGAGTAACCACCCTTTCGATAAGGATATCATTTactttattaaatttttatacctttcttttatttttatctttgaaaatatatgtatgaaaaaaaagctcTTTCGGAATATAAGcaccaatttgtttttctcgtCTTTCTTCACCCCCTTCTTTCACTTATTATCTGGTGTTTTAAACCACGTGGAGGAAATTTCGACCTCCCATATAAAAGAATCACGCAGTGCAACGAATTGTGAAGAAGTAGGACTGTCGCAGCACAACGATGAGTGTGTAGCGAATGACGCAGAGGAGTCGGACGCACTAAACTTTGAAATgtacaaatggaaaatgagGAAGGTCTTGATGAGGAGCAAGCCGTTCACCCTCTTTTTTCAGTACGCCTCCGGCAAGAATTATG ACCCCGAGTGTCACAGAATCCTGGAGATGCTGCTGCACGAAGAAGACGGAACGCCCAAGGAACGGGAAAACATGAAAGACATTTTGATCGAAATAGTCAGCAAGCACGACTTTTATTTCACCAAAGTTCTACTCTTCAACTTTAACGACAACGGAGGCATCATCGAAACGGTCATCTACATATTGTATCTCTGTGTAACATATGATAGGAAATTCATTGAGAAAAAGTTAGCCGCCACCAGGGAGGACAAttatgtggaaaaaattttttcatttagcgATTACGAGGTTAATATTAACCCGCTCTTCCTATTCATGTCTCTATCCTATTCCTACTATTTTATAACCAAGGAGAAAATAGCATCCGTTTTTAAGTGTATCCGAAAGGAGAtgcataaaattaatttgtctGCATGGCTGGATATCAAaaagattaaaaatatttacttgGTCTTTGATTGCATTTTCTccttaaaaattaacaacacCTCCTATAGCAACTACTTCTCCTTCATCATTCACATAATCAAATTGGAGCTCTCTTTGTACACTTCCAAACAGTCGGGGCAGATGAACCTTAGAGACCAACGCAATCAGCGGAATCGGCAAGATCAGCGATTGTATTTGTCCATTTCGAAAAATGGG GATttggtgcaaaaaattttcgaaaatgtagaaatgAACACCATCGAAAATAACCTCGCcatatatgtatactatTTGATAATCAAGTTGCGGAAATATTCCGCAGATCATTACAAAACTATGAGCTtatacaaaatgatgaacgTAGTCATCAGGCACATGCACACAGTTGTAAACACGGAGGACGAAATTGATGacattttctgttttttttttatatttttcgaaaatctGGAAGCATATGCTCAGAcggacatttttaatataatcaCCTTGTTGCAGAAATTGACGCATTATGTTAAAGCTTCCTTGGCCAATTATTTTGGAAAAGCAAACGGAAAGGCAAACGGAAGAGCAAAGAAAGCCGCAAATGCAAAGGAAGGCGCAAATGCAAAGGAAGAGGCAAATGCAAAGGAGCGCAATGATGAGATACTCCATGCTGAtctcaaatttgaaaatttcttcttctattttattataaatttaattttattctgtaggaaatataaacaaattcAAAACATCAATGTGTTGTCTTCTTCCATAGCTCTGATACAGCTGCTGCTGTACTGCATTCAGTTTAGCAATAACTATTTTGCGAGTTTAtctttcttcatattatCTCTCCTCATTTTGCCATTGCCCGAAACGCCACAAAAGAGTTCCTTCTTACTTATGACTGTGTCAACATCATTTGACAAATGTGCTGATGAGATAATCCCCGCTGATGACAAATTAGCTGCACACACTGATTGCAGTGCTGGCCGAGAAAAATATGTCATTAGACGGAgtttgttttcccccctcgTCAACAGTGCAGACGTGATGCTCAGAGTTTCTTCCCTCTCGCTCTTGCTATGTTTGCTCCTAACCAAC GACGTTCTACTGGTGGAAGACGAGGCCCTAGGACTCTTCATCACCCTTATTAATATCTCCTATTTAAGCGTTAAATTGATTTTTGCACCCCTCGCAGATATTAATGCCTTGAGAGCCAAATCGAGCGGGCATCTCAGCATTTACACGCGTTCCTCTATCCATTGTGGGGCTGCTGAGAATTCCCACAACTGTTAcgac GAGTGGAATGAAACCATAAACGATTTGCTCTTCGCCATATTCAACGTCCTCCTAGTTTCCTCCACTTTAAATTTACAAACCAAGTCATTTTGCTTTAACTTCATTTATTCCTTTCGGCCGTTCTTCTTAAGACTCATACTGCGTTTAAATAGGGAtcagaaaattattatccacaaattgttttttctcctcata ACAGTTAAAATAAAGCCCTTGTGGTTCGACTTGAGGGTATACGGCGAAAGG ATTTTGAAGATCATTCTGAACGTTGTGACCAAGAAGGACCTCGACCTCGCCACGTTTAACTGCATATCATCCCTTGCGTACGAG GCCTTCCTCTCAAAGGGATATAAAACGAGGGGTACCTGCCAAAGCGGTG gaaataaaaacgtcATAGACAATTTGGAAGAATACCTGGAAACGTATAAAAAGAATGTTAAGGACAACGATAGGGATGATATTTTCCACACCTCCTCTTTTAGCAAATTCaaatgtaattttaaaaaatggaacagcaaaagggaacaaaagggggcaaactAA
- a CDS encoding hypothetical protein (putative), giving the protein MGALFQPINQVKFTNVAIVKYKHKGKKFEIACYKNKIIDWRNGTELNIDDVLQSHLIFTNVSKGEIAKKSELNSCFNSDNNYEICKTILEKGTLQISNKERSIMKEKIYKDMIEILHEMSVNPQTGYPLSTNMIESMVKNIGYSINIDDSAKKQALKVFDILSKEYDDVIQRAFMRIQIICDDYIKDDVIKFLNSNNVIIEEEKLTNNVKREDNVDVESSHVHDEFVHLPKNEKGENGTCAINTGENENDAVSEPAKEEFGENAKVVGDSVAADSAGNSARGEGEEEEKEEKYSHENVGDQNASNREDCNNDEGSTHLSSDHKDAPVEDSSPPKSNKEAQENDAEDETSHEISQNYTNEMEKSESISKKEINDPLHSTSNEEEKKHTTGEICQQKDEKAEIDPNSDDVKVKTKPKKNKHEKERKERNPEMHKIVFLCYPCVYRCVDAFTKKYKKSCSSKILNNNVKIATSNKKKRSNVENSVTGAKVDANDAMGRTAKGKDDRQMGGDNLNGGTSSKGNRRRGNAKGNSRREEEANHDAANAKNEGDVRSDHPRQVNKNTNRNDKNKVIDDNGNHNSCNSSKREDAPDAAQQKSREELSDKPNSENVIMCTSCLTKIEKSNYKLHCRSDFHVYNVKRKYKKLSPITLEEYVEIDFDVAHFHVDM; this is encoded by the exons ATGGGGGCACTCTTTCAGCCGATAAACCAAGTGAAGTTCACAAATGTTGCTATAGTGAAGTATAAacacaaggggaaaaagttCGAAATTGCTTGTTACAAGAACAAGATAATCGACTGGAGGAATG GAACCGAACTCAACATAGACGACGTGCTGCAGTCACACTTAATTTTTACCAACGTGTCGAAGGGAGAAATAGCCAAAAAGTCGGAACTGAATTCTTGCTTCAACTCGGACAACAACTATGAAATATGCAAAACGATTTTAGAGAAAG GCACCCTACAAATAAGCAACAAAGAGAGGTCAAttatgaaggagaaaatttacAAAGACATGATTGAGATTCTGCATGAAATGAGTGTGAACCCCCAAACGGGTTATCCCCTCTCAACGAACATGATAGAAA GcatggtaaaaaatattggcTACAGCATAAACATAGACGACAGCGCAAAGAAGCAGGCGCTAAAAGTTTTTGACATTTTAAGTAAAGAATATGATGATGTCATTCAACGGGCATTCATGCGAATCCAAATCATCTGTGATGATTATATAAAAGATGAcgtaataaaatttcttaaTAGCAATAATGTCATaatagaagaagaaaaattaaccaACAACGTTAAGAGAGAGGACAATGTAGATGTTGAAAGTAGTCATGTGCATGATGAATTTGTCCACTTAcctaaaaatgagaaaggagaaaatggcACGTGTGCAATTAACAcaggggaaaatgaaaacgacGCTGTCAGCGAACCAGCGAAGGAAGaatttggagaaaatgcaaaagtggTGGGCGATTCAGTTGCTGCGGATAGTGCGGGCAACAGCGCCAGGGGGGAAGgtgaagaggaggagaaggaggagaagtatAGCCACGAAAACGTTGGTGATCAGAATGCAAGCAATAGAGAAGACTGTAACAACGATGAAGGTAGCACCCACCTGAGCAGCGATCACAAAGATGCTCCTGTAGAAGACAGTTCCCCACCCAAGTCGAATAAAGAGGCACAGGAGAACGACGCGGAAGATGAGACGAGTCACGAAATTAGCCAAAATTACACGaatgaaatggaaaaaagtgaaagtatttccaaaaaagaaataaacgaCCCGTTACACAGCACTTCGaacgaggaagaaaaaaaacacacaacaGGTGAAATCTGCCAACAGAAGGATGAAAAGGCAGAAATCGATCCTAACAGCGATGACGTTAAAGTAAAAACGAAaccaaaaaagaataaacatgaaaaagaaaggaaggaaagaaatccggaaatgcataaaattgtatttttatgCTACCCGTGTGTGTATAGATGTGTGGATGCttttaccaaaaaatataagaagaGCTGTTCcagcaaaattttgaataataaCGTTAAGATAGCCACCTCGaataagaagaagaggagcaATGTGGAAAATTCAGTGACTGGTGCGAAGGTGGATGCGAATGACGCAATGGGGAGGACTGCTAAAGGCAAGGACGACCGCCAAATGGGAGGCGACAACCTAAACGGTGGTACAAGCAGCAAGGGCAATCGTAGAAGAGGAAACGCCAAAGGCAACAGTCgcagggaggaagaagccaaTCACGACGCTGCAAATGCGAAGAACGAGGGGGACGTACGCAGTGACCACCCCCGCCAGGTCAACAAGAACACTAACAGGAACGATAAAAACAAAGTTATCGACGACAACGGCAACCACAACAGCTGCAATAGCAGCAAACGCGAAGACGCTCCAGACGCCGCACAACAGAAAAGCAGGGAAGAACTAAGTGACAAGCCAAACAGCGAAAATGTAATCATGTGCACAAGTTGCTTGAcgaaaattgaaaaaagcaACTACAAGCTGCACTGCAGAAGTGACTTTCATGTGTATAATGTTAAGAGGAAGTATAAAAAGCTCTCCCCCATCACGCTGGAGGAATACGTCGAAATCGACTTTGACGTGGCGCACTTTCATGTTGATATGTGA